Proteins encoded within one genomic window of Triticum aestivum cultivar Chinese Spring chromosome 2D, IWGSC CS RefSeq v2.1, whole genome shotgun sequence:
- the LOC123050508 gene encoding 2-oxoglutarate-dependent dioxygenase 21, chloroplastic-like produces MPAAVSGCLLARSMASHHKHQQRGAAATAPGALPVINIGRLGDKDPAARALVVQDIARACRDRGCFQVVNHGVSKSAMDGALEAASEFFDMPAERKAAFACADIRSPVRYDTSSKDGISKARSFLKHYANPLDHWVDSWPTQPATYRKKMGTYAVEIHKLSMQLTGAIVQGLGLCPMHLQEKLGAGMQFMGLNNYPQGSSRAGDTVGLAPHSDIGFITILLQSSPGLEVTHHDDGGVWTPVPAIPGALHVDLGDHLEVLSNGRLRSLLHRAILNTDEARISIASIHGAAMDEKVGCAEELVDERHPRMYRESSFHDFLDFLPTNVKAYRRFVETLKIDSA; encoded by the exons ATGCCTGCTGCCGTCTCTGGGTGCCTCTTGGCGAGGAGCATGGCGAGCCACCACAAACACCAGCAGCggggagcggcggcgacggcgccggggGCACTGCCGGTGATCAACATTGGCCGGCTCGGCGACAAGGACCCCGCCGCGCGGGCGCTCGTGGTCCAGGACATCGCCCGGGCGTGCCGCGACCGGGGGTGCTTCCAG GTGGTAAACCACGGCGTCAGCAAGTCGGCCATGGACGGCGCCCTGGAGGCCGCCTCGGAGTTCTTCGACATGCCCGCGGAGCGCAAGGCGGCGTTCGCCTGCGCCGACATCCGCAGCCCGGTCCGGTACGACACCAGCTCCAAGGACGGCATCAGCAAGGCCAGGTCTTTCCTCAAGCACTACGCCAATCCCCTCGACCACTGGGTCGACTCCTGGCCAACCCAACCAGCAACATACAG GAAGAAGATGGGGACGTACGCGGTGGAGATACATAAACTGTCAATGCAGCTCACAGGGGCCATCGTGCAGGGGCTGGGGCTATGCCCAATGCACCTGCAGGAGAAGCTCGGAGCAGGGATGCAGTTCATGGGGCTCAACAACTACCCGCAGGGGTCGTCCCGGGCGGGCGACACGGTCGGGCTGGCGCCGCACTCCGACATTGGCTTCATCACCATCCTGCTGCAGAGCTCGCCGGGGCTCGAGGTGACGCACCACGACGACGGCGGCGTCTGGACGCCCGTCCCGGCCATCCCGGGGGCGCTCCACGTCGACCTCGGCGACCACCTGGAGGTGCTGAGCAACGGGCGGCTCAGGTCCCTCCTGCACCGGGCCATCCTCAACACCGACGAGGCGAGGATCTCCATCGCCAGCATCCACGGCGCGGCCATGGACGAGAAGGTCGGGTGCGCCGAGGAGCTCGTCGACGAGCGCCACCCGAGGATGTACAGGGAGAGCAGCTTCCATGACTTCCTCGACTTCCTGCCCACCAACGTCAAGGCGTACCGGAGGTTCGTCGAGACCCTCAAGATCGACAGCGCTTAA